The window GATCACAAATTATGTTCATGTAGATGTGTtgcataatattttttgttcttaTATAATCTGTTTGATTAGAAAAGTTATTTAAATTGCTAtccaatttcaatatttataacaATTTTAACTTCACcccataaataaaaagtgcatgaCCGTAAAATTAATAGCCAACATGTTCTATCTGCAACATGAGAATATTACTGTTTATTCTTTAGCTTCACCGAAAATTTAGTTCCAACTCTTCACCATTCACAATTCTTACCTACCTCAATAATTCTTATCACCTCTCTTTGGTACAAATACTAAACATAAATCAATGGTTCAAGCTTTGCCGAAAATGTAGGCAGGGATGGATGCACTGCAGAGGTCAAACTCAGCCACAGTGGCGTCCAAATCGAGCGCCTATAACTAATGAGTAAGCAATATGACTAGAGATATGTTCATCGCGTTCTGAGACTCTGATAAAGAGCGCTCTTTGTTTCTTCAATGGGAATGAAGAACAAAAGCATTACAGGTCCAATCATACTCTTCCATTTTGCGTAAGGATAATCGAGCCCATATATGTGCATGCCCATTCCTATGATCTTGTTTCTCTTCGAGAGTATCTCCATACACCAAGAGCCAAAACTGTGATACTGGCAATGCCAACCAAAATCTGCAGCAGAAAAATTTGGAAAGGAacatattgaataaaattagaaaataattgtatCTTTTAGTATAAGACGGGCCAGTTAATGTGAGAATGCAGGTAGAGAGTTGTATCGGTTCCCGTATCGTGACTCAAGCTTGAAAATGGGTACTAGTCATTTTCATGCGTTACCAAGAGCAAGTGTGATATGCGATTCCTGAAAGGaggggaaaaaaagaaaaggatcTAGCATTTACCTTAGCATCATTGGAGCCAAGGAGTGATTTAAACCTCTTGAAAAGGGGTAACTGGGGCATTAGGATCACTACAGTATACTGCTTTTTGCAAGGACATGGTATAATTCTTTGTAATGCTGACTGCACTGTTAATGGTGAAAGGCTACTTCTTACTCTGGTACGCCCCTCGTCTTGAACCTACAAGTATAACCAGAAGATGACATCGGAGAGTTTCATGCTTTAGTGAAAATATAAGCCCAATCTACCTTAGTGAGCACAACTTGGGGAATGTCCcattaatattgaatttgaaaatataccATTCCGCAACTATTCTGCAATTGATGaattgtgaaaataaaataaaaacacaactTGATACCTTGAATGAAGCACCAACATCACCAGAATAATTCCTTGACTGGTAGCTCCGCAGAATTTTGTCCAACCAATAGTAGTTTTcctgaaatgacaaaatttagcGAGAAGAACTGACCGCAAACTAGTACTCCactattagtttattaaatGCATATTTTGGACCTCCTAGTAATTTTATGATGATACGGCATGGAATCTCAGAGCTGCTTCAAGATCTAAGAATTCTTGTTACTAACACTCTGAAGATGTATTGTGACAGTGAATCTACTTTTAGTTTCTCAAAGGACTCACCATGACAGGGACACATCATGTGGGGATTAACTGCCACTCTGTTGACAGAATCTGGAGGAGGGTTTCAAAATCTCATTGCAGATACATTCACTAAGTCTACCAAGAACaaagtttaaatattttgtattcaaGCTAGGTCAACTTACATTTAAAGCTCACTTTGAGGGGGAGCGTGGAACTCttcaatagaaaaatatactcaaAATGGGTTCCTAATAACGCGGTCCTGATTTATGATCCATGTTATCATCATTTAGGTCTTTTGCCAAGCTAAGATGATTTAATATGTTTAATCAGTCTTTTACTTTTAGAGGGAGACTATTTCCCTCTTAATCTATATACAGCATGTACTTCATCTaaaaagaataagaagaaattTTCATTATGAAATCTATTTCATAAAGAGTAACCTGCAGTCCATTTTCATGGGCTCTTTGCTCAATTTCTAGGATGGCTATAACATCATCATCTGAAGGTCCCTCATCTTGAAGACGTTGGATTTCATCCAAACCAAGACTAACCTGTACAGTGATTTCCCAAGTAAGATACAAGTTTTAGAAACAAATAAGTGAAAAATAGAAGGCTCACCAGAGTTGACGAGATATCGGGATCGcaagaaaaattaatacttataTCTCCCCGAATGTCACCTTCTCTTGAAGGTTTGTTACCGCCAAGAAAAACAGAAACTCCAGCTGAGTAAATCTGAAAATTATTACAATGAGATTAGTTCAGTTAAATGTGCATTTTGTATAATAGAGCAAAATATTTCTCAACCATACCTGTCCATGCTTAAAACGAAGGACTTGTAGCATCTTTGTTTCAAGGAGCTTGCTCACCAGTCCAGTCAAGTGAACATCTTCCATCTACAAAACATACAAGATCAATGGAAGAGTTTCTCATGTATGAGGTTATGCTTGCACTTTAAATATTATAGAAGAGGCAAAACACATTAGTCCCCATTTCTTACTAAAGCATAAATGGTCTATAGCATAAACTACTTGAGCAAACGCCTTAACAGTACCATATTTTCATACTTAAGCTCAACCGGAAAGCACAGCTGAACCGAGCACTGAGCTTCCACCATGGGGCTCCGAACAACTTCCCTGCAAGCCAAATTATTATGTCAGTGTAAGGTGCAGAAACTTATGCATGCATAGTGTGATAACTAATAACAAAACTGCCCTGTGCAACTTCTGCTGTTTGACATTTTGTTACAGGGAAGAGAAAATCGCTAATGAAACATCATTTTCAACAGCTAGcaaataaaatggaatataGAGTAGACCTACCTAATTACAGTGGAAGGAAAAGTAAATGGCAAGCCTTTGAGTTCATCGCGTTTGAAATTCATAATAGGCTCAGGAGGTCTTGGGATCCCTCCCTgaaagaaaattcaagaaCTTACAATCAGCAAGAGATATGCATGATGAAGAACCTTATAGATGAAGATATACCACTTACCAAGTACTGCAGCATAAGAGGGCAAGCAATGGAAGGATCAATATTTCCGACAATGACAACAGTGAAAGTTGATGGGTCCTTGAAACAATTGTTGAAATATTCACAAGCTCTCATTGGATCAACTTTCCTCAGGTCACCAATTTTTATTGGCTGAGTACAGTATTAGCCAGGTAAGTTTCATGTTATACAATACAGAAAGAAAGGATTTAAGAAGAGGAAATAGCTTACCCtaaaaaaataggaatttCCATAATTGATCTCCCTCACACGGTTAGAAAATGCAGTGTAAGGATCTCTCTCTTGAGCACGAACAGATTCTTCGGCCATTTCCATCACTATTTTTACATCCTCTTCCCCTGGTTGCAAGTTTGTCACAAAAAGTTGGTAGACCAACTTCGAAGCAGAACGAAGACCAAATACACAAAGCACAAATATTAGTTGGATATTACATGCTATCAATACCAATACAATACAGATTAATTGGCAAGAAGATATTCTTGGaaggaattttgtataaccctCTGAAATCAATAAGTAAACAacatttgtaataaaataattttctgaTCATCCTGCTGCATAGAAATctacatgaaaatatttcaaaagtcCCAAGCTAAGCTAAATGTTACTAGCATCATCTGGTTAGACCAGACATTCTATAATAGGGACTAATAAAGAGCTAGAGTGGGCTTGTTCCTGAGTACTACTACCCAGAAATGGATCTGCATGTTACCTTAGCCAAGTTATAGTTTATAATCTTATCGAGATACATAATTATCCACCCTCACAAAATCATCATAGGAACTAGTTTAAGCCTGACTCCATGCAAAATCTAAGTTACCATTCTGTTGAATTGAAATAACCCAAAATGAATCTACTTGAGAGAAAATTAGCACTTGATAGCACATTTGTTTTAGAACCAGGTCCAGTAGAACGCATATGTTAGTACCTGACTTTTGTATCTTACTTTTAGAAATGGGAAGTAGGCTAGTAGTAGTAGCATAACTAAACTTTTCTATTAGATTTAGACAAAGGGGGAAAGATTAGTAGtttcatcaatcatcattCAAACAAACCTGCAAGGCAGTTTCCAAGTCTGAAGGTGAGCAATCTCCAGAAAAGCTTCGCATATATGCTCCAAGACTTGTACCTACTTCAGCTCTTTTACCAGCAAGCATATCTGATAGCACTGAAGGTCTATGACCAAATACGCCAATCTCGCCAGCAATAGTGGGACCCATAGAACACGAAAAATATTCATGTTCTTCGAGTTCAGATAACCCCCCATATGAGAAACCAGTGAAAAGAACCTGTTTAAATAGCGTGTTAGTATTAAGCTAGATTTGGTGTAAGCTAATACAAGCACAATAAGGCTGAAGTGAGATAGGTGAAAAAGAACATTTAGCATCAGTTAAGTCCCTTTGATACTTCTAGAACACTTGATGCTGAGTGAACTATTGCATAGAGAACTGTAGCTAAATGAAAAAATCTTGCAATCTATAAAACGAAGCCTCACAAATAGCACCCAATAGTACCCAAAGATGCCATTTTAGTGaatgtggaaaatgaaaaatgacaccTCTACCATAAAACCATAAATCAACCATCcaattgataaaatgaaatctCTTCAATGAATAGCATCTGAAAGATAGGATAACTATATGCATACAAgtacaaacaaataaagatTTCCTATAATATCTCTATACTGGTTTACAACATTAGTATACCTGATCATTAAAGAAATCCGTGCACTTATAGCAAACTCGCATGCCATTTGAAAGAATCAGCTCAGAGGCACCGATACTGGAATGCTCAAACTGCTGCACCACagaactgaaaaaaaaagttgcgGCAGAATTGGAGATATGAAACCCATAAGACAACTAATTTCTCAGGGGGACACAGTATATGCCAAACGACACAACTTGTCAAATCTGATATAAGTCAGCAAGTGATAAAAAGTTCTCGAGTAGTTAAGTAATATGGCTGCAAAACATTTAGAAATGGTGGGTGATGTTGAAGTCTAAGGAACACTATGTATTCCAAATGGCAAAACTTATCAAATCTGGAAAAAGGTTGACCAGTATAACTGTGTAAGAAGCTCCATGTTTGTTAATATTAACATGGCATAAAAATGCAAAGAACTGGATCTTTTGATCGGATAAGAATGTTGCACATGTAATAGCCCTTCTTGGAACTTTACTAGGCTTAATCTGTCAGAATAAGAATATGCGCAAACATTGGAAGAATGGGAGTATAATTAGGCATCGAGGAAAGCTTAAGAGTAGGACCACaaatttttggaaaaggtGATGCACAAACAGATGTCAGCTTACCCTGGATTTGGCTCTACACTAATAATTTCTTCGGGGATCCGCTCATCATCCCATGTGGAAATACGTCTTTCTTGTTCAAAAGAATTAACCCTTGAAACAACCCTTCTTAAACCATCCACTGTTGCAGCTGCTCGAGGCTCAATTGTTTTTATGACACAGCTACGTGATGTCCTAAAATTCTCTGAATATTTGGATACCTCAGTTGCCGATATTTCTACCATGGaaagaaacagaaaatattaGCATAAGAGTTTAATTCCTCCAGAGGACCATTAAATATAGAAGCAAAAGAACTCACGGGGTAAAAGAGTTTTATGTAGCTGGGCCTCATACTCGATCCCAACAACAGGTTCATTTCGGAGAAAATGCTGCAAATTGAGATGATGCAAGATGATGACATGTTTGAAATACTTATGTGAATGTTAgtacatgtgtgtgtgtgtgtgtgtgtgtgtgtgagagagagagagagagaatcacTTGTATGTATTCATCCCGTAAGCTAGTAGATTGCATCTGATCTCTCTCTAGATAGGCTGATTCAATCTCTGACATTAAAAGAGCACGGGCAACATTTACTTCCCGATCAGAGAACCCATGAGAACGAACCCGAGCAACCTGAAAGATCAAGAATATGTGATAGTGAAGAATAACAAGTTGGTCCAGTGGCAATAGAAGAGAATGTGAACAGATTGTGATCTGAAAACTGAAGAATGCAAACCCTAGCAAACCGAAACACTAAACACAagtaaagtgaagaaaaatggcTAGTGGGTTAATTGGTATTAAACTCACACCTCCATCAACATCGAT is drawn from Salvia hispanica cultivar TCC Black 2014 chromosome 6, UniMelb_Shisp_WGS_1.0, whole genome shotgun sequence and contains these coding sequences:
- the LOC125193602 gene encoding zinc protease PQQL-like isoform X2; amino-acid sequence: MTSSCKQNGTTEALESMLMEVARVRSHGFSDREVNVARALLMSEIESAYLERDQMQSTSLRDEYIQHFLRNEPVVGIEYEAQLHKTLLPQISATEVSKYSENFRTSRSCVIKTIEPRAAATVDGLRRVVSRVNSFEQERRISTWDDERIPEEIISVEPNPGSVVQQFEHSSIGASELILSNGMRVCYKCTDFFNDQVLFTGFSYGGLSELEEHEYFSCSMGPTIAGEIGVFGHRPSVLSDMLAGKRAEVGTSLGAYMRSFSGDCSPSDLETALQLVYQLFVTNLQPGEEDVKIVMEMAEESVRAQERDPYTAFSNRVREINYGNSYFFRPIKIGDLRKVDPMRACEYFNNCFKDPSTFTVVIVGNIDPSIACPLMLQYLGGIPRPPEPIMNFKRDELKGLPFTFPSTVIREVVRSPMVEAQCSVQLCFPVELKYENMMEDVHLTGLVSKLLETKMLQVLRFKHGQIYSAGVSVFLGGNKPSREGDIRGDISINFSCDPDISSTLVSLGLDEIQRLQDEGPSDDDVIAILEIEQRAHENGLQENYYWLDKILRSYQSRNYSGDVGASFKVQDEGRTRVRSSLSPLTVQSALQRIIPCPCKKQYTVVILMPQLPLFKRFKSLLGSNDAKILVGIASITVLALGVWRYSRRETRS
- the LOC125193602 gene encoding zinc protease PQQL-like isoform X1, with the protein product MQDAHWVLMMEGSKYADRLPIGLEKVIRTVTPEIVKQFYNKWYHLQNMALIAVGDFPDTQGVVELIKTHFNNKTPAVDPPRIPQFIVPSHEEPRFSSFVESEAAGSAVMISCKVPVDELKTVKDYRNILAESMFFHALNQRFFKLSRNKDPPYFSCSAAADVLVRPTKAYIMTSSCKQNGTTEALESMLMEVARVRSHGFSDREVNVARALLMSEIESAYLERDQMQSTSLRDEYIQHFLRNEPVVGIEYEAQLHKTLLPQISATEVSKYSENFRTSRSCVIKTIEPRAAATVDGLRRVVSRVNSFEQERRISTWDDERIPEEIISVEPNPGSVVQQFEHSSIGASELILSNGMRVCYKCTDFFNDQVLFTGFSYGGLSELEEHEYFSCSMGPTIAGEIGVFGHRPSVLSDMLAGKRAEVGTSLGAYMRSFSGDCSPSDLETALQLVYQLFVTNLQPGEEDVKIVMEMAEESVRAQERDPYTAFSNRVREINYGNSYFFRPIKIGDLRKVDPMRACEYFNNCFKDPSTFTVVIVGNIDPSIACPLMLQYLGGIPRPPEPIMNFKRDELKGLPFTFPSTVIREVVRSPMVEAQCSVQLCFPVELKYENMMEDVHLTGLVSKLLETKMLQVLRFKHGQIYSAGVSVFLGGNKPSREGDIRGDISINFSCDPDISSTLVSLGLDEIQRLQDEGPSDDDVIAILEIEQRAHENGLQENYYWLDKILRSYQSRNYSGDVGASFKVQDEGRTRVRSSLSPLTVQSALQRIIPCPCKKQYTVVILMPQLPLFKRFKSLLGSNDAKILVGIASITVLALGVWRYSRRETRS